One window of the Mesotoga infera genome contains the following:
- a CDS encoding glycosyltransferase family 2 protein encodes MRAVNCDIAISVIVPAYNAGNHITRCLESLLCQTSESFEIIVVDDGSTDNTSVLAENILAASPVKSTLLKQKHEGVSRARNFGLEKAAGRYIYFLDSDDTIHESALERLYSTAVTSRSDCVMCGLKKVDDTGKVYWRFDWRSFPDEVSLSASELFPLLVRNRV; translated from the coding sequence ATGAGAGCAGTGAATTGTGATATTGCAATCTCTGTTATTGTTCCTGCATACAATGCAGGCAATCATATTACTAGATGCCTTGAATCTCTACTTTGTCAGACTTCAGAGAGTTTTGAGATTATTGTAGTGGACGACGGTTCGACTGACAATACGTCAGTTCTAGCAGAGAACATTCTTGCGGCGAGTCCTGTGAAATCTACACTTCTTAAACAGAAACACGAAGGCGTAAGCCGAGCAAGGAATTTCGGCCTTGAGAAGGCAGCGGGTCGATATATATACTTTCTCGATTCGGACGATACCATTCATGAATCAGCACTGGAAAGACTTTACAGTACTGCTGTTACTTCTCGCTCGGATTGCGTGATGTGCGGGCTGAAGAAGGTCGACGACACCGGAAAGGTCTACTGGCGTTTCGACTGGCGCAGCTTTCCAGACGAGGTCTCGCTCTCAGCCAGTGAGCTGTTTCCTTTGCTTGTGAGAAACAGAGT
- a CDS encoding glycosyltransferase family 4 protein — translation MRIVVITNLYPAYIDQPASENTMVVHFFSREWVRQGHEVEVFVIWPYYPAFFSFLPAGRRRRKYSSEASFTLDGVQITRIPFEKFPRLLCSERAFSGASETILEHMKSKPDVVICHRMDPSAPIATEVGERLGVKCLLVLHKSDLQNLDNGRYYKKNAFVRSIENAAGVAFRSEYLHRWFDGLFPELSKPKAVLKSGLQTDIVETSEFFVEKARRPIRRLLIVCRLIKDKNVDSVIRATRRIPDINLEIVGDGPHMGALKRLSEKIGVEDRVSFTGRLNHSETLSRMRAADIFAMPSTRETFGMVYLEAMSKGCITIGSRNQGIDGTIVDGHNGFLVDAGDTEDLVRKVSMIGDLSVYERERILLNALETLRGMTEERAASFYMSFIEDVLRRDESSEL, via the coding sequence ATGAGAATCGTTGTAATTACCAATCTATATCCGGCATATATTGATCAACCTGCATCTGAAAACACTATGGTTGTTCACTTCTTCTCAAGAGAATGGGTTAGACAAGGTCACGAAGTCGAAGTATTCGTTATCTGGCCTTATTACCCGGCCTTCTTCAGTTTCCTGCCAGCAGGAAGAAGACGGCGAAAGTATTCATCCGAAGCATCCTTCACCCTTGATGGAGTTCAGATCACTAGAATACCTTTCGAAAAGTTTCCTCGGCTGCTTTGCTCGGAGAGGGCGTTTTCTGGGGCAAGTGAGACCATTCTCGAACATATGAAATCGAAACCGGATGTCGTAATCTGTCACAGGATGGATCCTTCGGCTCCAATTGCGACAGAAGTTGGCGAAAGACTAGGCGTCAAATGTCTTCTAGTACTCCACAAGTCTGACCTGCAGAATCTCGATAACGGGAGGTATTACAAGAAGAATGCCTTTGTTCGTTCGATTGAGAATGCCGCGGGAGTCGCGTTCAGATCAGAGTACCTGCACCGCTGGTTTGACGGACTATTTCCTGAACTTAGTAAGCCAAAAGCCGTATTGAAGTCGGGACTCCAAACAGATATTGTTGAGACCTCCGAATTCTTCGTCGAAAAGGCCAGGAGACCGATAAGAAGATTACTAATCGTATGCAGGTTGATAAAGGACAAGAACGTCGATTCTGTAATTCGTGCAACGCGAAGAATTCCCGACATCAATCTAGAGATTGTTGGAGACGGTCCGCATATGGGAGCACTTAAGAGACTCTCCGAAAAAATCGGGGTTGAAGACAGAGTTTCCTTCACAGGCAGGCTTAACCATTCCGAGACTCTATCTAGAATGCGAGCGGCAGATATCTTCGCGATGCCCAGCACACGTGAAACCTTTGGAATGGTCTATCTTGAGGCAATGAGCAAAGGATGCATTACTATAGGGTCTAGAAACCAGGGCATAGACGGCACCATAGTAGACGGTCATAATGGCTTTCTAGTAGATGCCGGCGATACTGAAGATCTGGTTCGCAAGGTCTCTATGATAGGAGACCTTTCAGTTTATGAGAGGGAGAGGATTCTTCTTAATGCCCTCGAAACACTCAGAGGCATGACCGAAGAAAGGGCCGCCTCTTTCTATATGTCTTTCATAGAGGATGTTTTGAGAAGGGATGAGAGCAGTGAATTGTGA